In Oncorhynchus gorbuscha isolate QuinsamMale2020 ecotype Even-year unplaced genomic scaffold, OgorEven_v1.0 Un_scaffold_1778, whole genome shotgun sequence, the following proteins share a genomic window:
- the LOC124024196 gene encoding sodium- and chloride-dependent GABA transporter 2-like — MEEEMVGGTTPGGPVDSEAQKRSPEDAVLQERGKWANKTEFLLSMAGEIIGLGNVWRFPYLCYKNGGGVFFIPYFVFLFFCGIPVFFLETALGQYTSEGGVTAWRKICPMFEGVGIASQVIVAYLNIYYIVVLAWGLFYLFNSFRNPLPWSTCDNEWNTENCHNLSSMLLNPHLSQLDSDWSFLHNQTEYNDYNMLSNETMKITSPEEEFWA, encoded by the exons ATGGAAGAGGAGATGGTTGGAGGGACCACTCCAGGAGGACCAGTGGACTCAGAGGCCCAGAAACGGAGCCCCGAGGATGCGGTTCTGCAGGAGAGGGGCAAGTGGGCCAACAAGACTGAATTCTTGCTCTCCATGGCTGGTGAGATCATTGGCCTGGGCAACGTATGGCGCTTCCCTTATCTGTGCTACAAGAACGGAGGAG GTGTCTTCTTCATCCCGTACtttgtcttcctcttcttctGTGGTATCCCTGTGTTCTTCCTGGAGACGGCATTGGGCCAGTACACCAGCGAGGGCGGGGTCACAGCCTGGAGGAAGATATGTCCCATGTTCGAAG GAGTGGGAATTGCATCCCAAGTGATTGTGGCGTACTTGAACATCTATTACATAGTGGTGCTAGCCTGGGGTCTGTTCTACCTATTCAACTCCTTCAGGAATCCACTGCCCTGGTCCACCTGTGACAATGAGTGGAATACTG AGAACTGTCATAATTTGAGTTCCATGTTGTTGAACCCACACCTCTCCCAGTTGGACTCAGACTGGTCCTTCCTTCACAACCAGACTGAATATAATGACTACAATATGTTGAG tAATGAAACCATGAAGATCACATCTCCTGAGGAGGAGTTTTGGGCGTAA